A segment of the Panacibacter ginsenosidivorans genome:
TGTTCTTGTAGCAGAAGGCTTTGGTAATAATTCAAATTGTGTTACAGATATAGCACCTTGACGGTTGGAAGTTCCAACGCAATCACTCCCCGTATCACCACCACCTATTACCACAACATTTTTTCCGGTAGCTTTTAACTCTTCTGAAATGATGTTGCTTTCAATATCGGCATTTGCAAGCGGATCTTTACCGGCAACACGTTTATTTTGCTGCTTCAGAAATTCCATTGCAGGATAAATACCTTTTAAGTTACGGCCGGCAATATTTAAATCTCTTGGAGATGTTGAGCCACCAGCCAACACAATTGCATTATACTCCCGAAGTAAATCATTAACACTTACATTTACACCCACATTTGCATTGCATTTAAACACTACACCTTCTTCTTCCATTAATGTAATACGTCTGTCGATTACCCATTTTTCTAATTTAAAATCCGGAATACCATAACGCAACAAACCACCCGGCGCATCATCTCTTTCGTAAACTGTAACCAGGTGGCCGGCATAATTCAATTGCGCAGCAGCAGCCAACCCCGCAGGGCCCGAACCAACCACAGCAACCTTTTTACCGGTACGTAAATTAGGTTTGCGTGCCTTAACCAGTTTTTGTTCGAAAGCTATTTCAATAATATGCCTTTCAATTTCTTCAATCGCTACCGGCGGCTGATTAATACCAAGCACACAAGCACTCTCGCAAGGTGCAGGACAAATGCGACCAGTAAATTCAGGAAAGTTATTTGTTGATGTAAGAATATCATAAGCTTCTTTCCAGTTCTTATCATACACTGCATCATTAAATTCAGGAATCACATTTCCAAGCGGGCAACCGCTATGACAAAATGGAACGCCGCAGTTCATGCAGCGTGCTGCCTGCTGGTTCAGCATTTGATCGCTAAAACGTTCAATAAATTCTTTGTAATCATGCACACGTTCCTGCACCGCTCGCTTTGCAGGCAACTCTCTTGTAAATTCTAAAAAACCTGTTGGCTTACCCATCTTCAGTATATAGTTTGAAGTTTACAGTTTATTATTTTCTTGAACCCGGCTTTTGTAATTCCATTAAGCTATCGTTGCGTCGCACTCTTGTGCTTTCTGTTCAATATTGATCTGAACGTTGAAGTGAGTGACGCAACAGGCGATGCTCAAAGAATTATTTGTTGACCTCCACAGAAGATTTCTTTTGTAACAATACTTTCTTGTAATCCGTAGGGAACACTTTTACAAAATGCTGCAATTGGTTCTCGAAATCTTTTAATACAAATTGTGCAACGGTGCTGCCGGTGTAATCAAAATGCTTCTGCACCATGCTGTGTAATTCTTTTGCATCGCTTTCTTCGAGTGGATCAAGCTCCACCATTTCCGTGTTGCACATTGAAGCAAACTTGCCCTGCACGTCATACACATAAGCAATGCCGCCGCTCATGCCTGCAGCAAAGTTGCGGCCGGTATCTCCGAGAATAACTGCAAGGCCGCCGGTCATGTATTCGCAGCCATGATCGCCGACGCCTTCAACAACCACACGAGCACCGGAATTGCGCACACAGAAACGTTCACCAGCTTTACCACGAATGTATGCTTCTCCGGCAGTTGCACCGTAGAAGGCTACGTTACCAATCACAATGTTTTCTTCCGGCACAAATGATGATTGCTTGGAAGGATAAATGATAAGCTTAGCACCACTTAGCCCTTTACCAAAATAATCATTCGCATCACCTTCTACTTCGAAGGTTACACCTTTGGTATTGAATGCAGCAAAGCTCTGACCCGCAGTACCATTGAATTTGTAACGGATGGTATCTTCAGGCAAGCCTTCTGCCTTATATATTTTAGTGATCTCGTTGCAGAGAATTGTTCCGGTAGTTCTGTCGGTATTTTTTATATCGAATGTCGCCGTAACTTTTTGTTTGGATGCTAATGCAGGCTTAGCAGTTTCGAGCAATTTCCAGTCAAGCACACCAGCTAATCCATGATCCTGTTCTTCCTGCTTGTAAAGGCCCACATATTCATTTGCGGGTTC
Coding sequences within it:
- a CDS encoding glutamate synthase subunit beta, with the protein product MGKPTGFLEFTRELPAKRAVQERVHDYKEFIERFSDQMLNQQAARCMNCGVPFCHSGCPLGNVIPEFNDAVYDKNWKEAYDILTSTNNFPEFTGRICPAPCESACVLGINQPPVAIEEIERHIIEIAFEQKLVKARKPNLRTGKKVAVVGSGPAGLAAAAQLNYAGHLVTVYERDDAPGGLLRYGIPDFKLEKWVIDRRITLMEEEGVVFKCNANVGVNVSVNDLLREYNAIVLAGGSTSPRDLNIAGRNLKGIYPAMEFLKQQNKRVAGKDPLANADIESNIISEELKATGKNVVVIGGGDTGSDCVGTSNRQGAISVTQFELLPKPSATRTSFMPWPTYPMTLKTSSSHEEGAERHWAIATKAFVGDENGNLKALRIVDLEWKITEDGRPANFVEREGSEREMPCELALLAMGFIHPQHEGMLEEIGVELDEKGNVKATEKEYQSNISKIFACGDMRRGQSLVVWAISEGRECARQVDEFLTGHSLLESKDEAVTLLQQYQPLVF